From one Brachypodium distachyon strain Bd21 chromosome 4, Brachypodium_distachyon_v3.0, whole genome shotgun sequence genomic stretch:
- the LOC106866626 gene encoding uncharacterized protein LOC106866626, with protein sequence MLAEASTDLHAHTKVNKLDAVNRIMAVKTQFNLSREWFDVMMAVIGSLLPEGHLLPKSMYEANKMLSVLKLPAQCLHSYKNGCTVFDREYADAKHCSKCNFSRYVEVDHGKGLVQSKIPHKVLSMLPFSERIGRMMLFDVPGKAVTHHKLGKKYKYDKDHRPMLTHPSDGEAWKDFDWKYPVKAAEPRNVRVAITTDGFNPFGMTSAPYSYWPVFVIPLNLPLGMIMQRKYMFLALIIPGPEYPGKNINVYMRPLMEELKRGWEEGIMVYDKATKTNFRMHIWFQFSIHDHPGGSILSGKGLQGKFMCPHCGTDLEFYRLAHGRKYCCFDLHRRFLPPNHPFRQDKKNFRKCVVVEEGPPRYRTGSELLSEPDALLPDPTQSDKFLGYGDTHNWTHKSCFWELPYFKDIILPHCIDVMHTEKNVAEALFNTILNIIDKTKDNPKARKDQEELCDRPQLSIKKVPGRSDIRPKAPFALDRDQMMEVPRLFRVLVEIWVSWG encoded by the coding sequence ATGCTGGCGGAGGCAAGCACAGATCTGCATGCTCACACAAAGGTCAATAAGCTGGATGCCGTTAATAGAATAATGGCTGTGAAGACCCAGTTCAACTTGAGTAGAGAATGGTTTGATGTGATGATGGCAGTTATCGGTAGTCTCCTCCCGGAAGGCCACCTTTTGCCTAAAAGCATGTACGAGGCGAACAAAATGCTTAGTGTACTTAAGTTGCCGGCTCAGTGCCTACATTCATATAAAAATGGATGCACGGTTTTTGACAGAGAATACGCGGATGCCAAGCATTGTTCCAAGTGCAATTTCTCTAGGTATGTCGAGGTAGACCACGGGAAGGGTCTGGTGCAGTCGAAAATACCCCATAAAGTTCTTAGTATGCTTCCATTCTCAGAAAGAATTGGCCGGATGATGCTATTCGACGTGCCTGGCAAAGCTGTGACGCATCACAAACTGGGAAAGAAATACAAATACGACAAGGATCATAGGCCGATGTTGACACATCCGTCGGATGGCGAAGCATGGAAGGATTTTGATtggaagtatccggtgaaagcCGCGGAGCCTCGGAATGTTCGAGTTGCCATCACAACTGATGGGTTCAATCCATTTGGCATGACGAGTGCCCCATACAGCTACTGGCCAGTGTTTGTAATTCCGCTCAATCTTCCTCTCGGAATGATAATGCAACGGAAGTACATGTTCTTGGCGCTGATAATTCCAGGACCAGAATATCCAGGGAAGAACATTAATGTGTATATGCGGCCCCTGATGGAGGAGTTGAAAAGAGGTTGGGAGGAAGGGATCATGGTGTACGACAAAGCTACCAAGACAAACTTTAGGATGCATATCTGGTTCCAGTTCTCCATTCATGACCACCCAGGGGGATCTATACTCTCCGGCAAAGGCTTGCAGGGGAAGTTCATGTGCCCACACTGCGGGACTGATCTGGAGTTCTATCGGCTTGCTCATGGTCGCAAGTATTGTTGCTTCGATCTGCACAGGCGATTCCTCCCGCCTAACCATCCGTTCAGACAAGACAAGAAGAACTTCAGGAAATGTGTGGTCGTCGAAGAGGGGCCACCCCGTTATCGCACCGGTTCTGAGCTTCTTTCTGAGCCGGATGCTCTTTTGCCCGACCCGACACAATCTGACAAGTTCCTGGGGTATGGTGATACACACAACTGGACTCACAAGTCATGCTTCTGGGAGCTCCCCTACTTCAAAGACATTATTCTTCCACATTGTATTGATGTGATGCACACCGAAAAGAATGTCGCCGAAGCCCTTTTCAACACAATTCTCAACATTATTGACAAGACGAAAGATAATCCAAAGGCTAGaaaagatcaagaagaacTTTGTGATAGACCACAACTAAGCATTAAAAAGGTGCCAGGCAGGTCAGACATCAGGCCAAAGGCCCCGTTCGCTCTCGACAGAGACCAAATGATGGAAGTCCCCCGCCTATTTAGGGTTCTGGTCGAGATTTGGGTGAGCTGGGGGTGA